A genomic stretch from Coffea arabica cultivar ET-39 chromosome 10c, Coffea Arabica ET-39 HiFi, whole genome shotgun sequence includes:
- the LOC113712949 gene encoding uncharacterized protein — protein sequence MAAATAASKLTTAFLTVPSASHHHRHHGQPPLTTIKPPSIFKPKRLLSISRKATDVSSSSVQAEESSSAAAPKDNTENWVPVVPLAALPKGERRVIMQDGETILLLWYKDEVFAIENRSPAEGAYTEGLLNAKLTQDGCIVCPTTDSTFDLRTGAIKEWYPNNPVLRVLTPALRNLFVYPVKVEGENIYTSLKGGASDASAEIVFSGKAQPGVTATDVNVEEVRMVVDEELEGFGFTGTNELINGKAAIIGFLLLLDFELLTGKGLLKGTGFLDFIYSISNAFN from the exons atGGCTGCTGCCACCGCCGCTTCCAAACTCACCACCGCCTTCTTAACCGTCCCATCTGCCTCCCACCACCACCGCCATCACGGCCAACCGCCGCTAACAACCATAAAACCACCCTCAATTTTCAAACCCAAGAGACTCCTCAGCATTTCACGTAAGGCCACTGACGTCTCCTCTTCCTCAGTGCAGGCGGAGGAGTCCTCCTCTGCGGCAGCTCCTAAGGACAATACTGAGAACTGGGTTCCTGTGGTGCCGCTGGCGGCTCTTCCCAAAGGAGAGCGGCGCGTGATTATGCAAGATGGAGAGACTATACTGCTGCTGTGGTATAAAGATGAAGTTTTTGCTATTGAAAATAGGTCCCCGGCTGAAGGTGCCTATACTGAGGGCTTGCTCAATGCCAAACTCACTCAG GATGGCTGTATAGTTTGCCCAACAACTGATAGCACATTTGATCTGCGAACCGGAGCTATTAAAGAGTGGTATCCTAATAATCCCGTGCTGAGGGTTCTGACACCAGCTTTAAGAAACTTATTTGTTTATCCAGTGAAAGTAGAAGGTGAAAATATCTACACAAGCTTAAAAGGTGGTGCAAGTGATGCGTCTGCAGAGATTGTCTTCAGTGGAAAAGCTCAACCTGGTGTAACAGCAACTGATGTCAATGTCGAAGAG GTGAGAATGGTGGTTGATGAGGAGCTGGAAGGCTTTGGATTCACAGGGACAAATGAATTGATAAATGGAAAGGCAGCAATTATTGGTTTTCTGTTGCTTTTAGATTTCGAGCTATTGACTGGGAAAGGCCTACTTAAGGGAACAGGGTTCTTGGACTTCATTTATTCGATCTCGAATGCTTTCAATTGA